Proteins encoded by one window of Carassius auratus strain Wakin chromosome 24, ASM336829v1, whole genome shotgun sequence:
- the LOC113042109 gene encoding uncharacterized protein LOC113042109, with protein sequence MAEVSETWQELALVCPSDIIFCGPGNDAVLSCHLEPVINAASLEIKWWNKSDLVCHYKDGQVTVSRDYEGRVSLSLQELLNGNVSLTLRDVKRSQRGIYICEVIHGCQTIKEYICLHISSQDFRLVVPTGSVRTNSGSNIILPAHLTPKTNAVSAEIRWFKGAQLIYQYKNRQEMTDDDYKNRLSVSIQELRRGNLALTLSNVQQSDSGDYTCTLFHDRCQKTGVIHLQVREHQKRKQTDKCKNLADELTFKKTPNYAGTYTEQRISNDPTTKRRRRTSMDGDRPLMSEDWALEKAEIEKREPKVTVGRESGHQNTRRKREGNTATVQELSSPHTSSPLLRMQRASVLFRDVFATAEPNMQTHKRLQQIIVRRQARRYDTNKSIEARRQSSKKLRKYSGKKAE encoded by the exons ATGGCCGAAGTGTCAGAAACTTGGCAAG AGTTGGCTCTTGTTTGCCCATCTGACATTATATTTTGTGGTCCTGGAAATGATGCTGTTCTGTCATGCCATCTTGAACCAGTTATTAATGCTGCTTCATTGGAGATCAAGTGGTGGAATAAGTCTGATCTGGTCTGTCATTATAAGGATGGACAGGTGACAGTGAGCAGAGACTATGAGGGTCGAGTGAGTCTCTCATTGCAGGAGCTACTCAATGGAAATGTGTCTTTGACTCTCAGAGATGTCAAAAGGTCACAGAGGGGCATTTATATTTGTGAGGTCATCCATGGATGTCAAACTATTAAGGAATATATCTGTCTTCATATTAGCT CTCAAGACTTCAGACTTGTGGTTCCTACTGGCTCTGTGCGCACAAACTCTGGATCAAACATCATTCTACCTGCTCATCTCACACCTAAAACCAATGCTGTGTCCGCGGAAATCCGATGGTTTAAGGGAGCACAGCTCATTTATCAGTATAAGAACAGGCAGGAGATGACAGATGATGACTATAAGAACCGATTGAGTGTGTCCATCCAGGAGCTGAGGAGAGGAAATCTTGCACTGACTTTGAGCAATGTTCAACAATCTGATTCGGGAGACTATACATGCACACTTTTTCATGATCGATGTCAGAAGACAGGAGTAATTCACTTGCAAGTGAGAG AACATCAAAAGCGCAAGCAAACAGATAAATGTAAGAATCTGGCTGATGagctgacatttaaaaaaacaccGAATTATGCGGGCACGTATACAGAGCAGCGGATATCTAATG atccTACAACTAAACGTAGACGTAGAACTAGTATGGATGGAGATCGCCCGCTTA TGAGTGAAGACTGGGCACTTGAGAAAGCAGAAATAGAGAAGAGAGAACCCAAAGTCACAG TGGGAAGAGAGAGTGGTCATCAAAACACAAGACGAAAGAGAGAGGGGAATACTGCCACTGTGCAAGAGTTATCATCCCCACATACGTCATCACCGCTTCTGCGAATGCAAAGAGCATCAGTATTATTTAGAGATGTTTTTGCAACAGCAGAACCAAACATGCAAACCCATAAAAGGCTTCAACAGATTATTGTTAGAAGACAAGCGAGGAGATACGATACAAACAAGTCAATAGAGGCCAGAAGGCAGAGCTCAAAGAAGCTTAGAAAATACAGTGGAAAAAAAGCTGAATAA